In a genomic window of Thiolapillus brandeum:
- a CDS encoding transporter — translation MLFPLLVLLAITNILRAAPITFNTALAVGKGEYVLREQLVVNQSGQDPSALDRDRSETALVTALGYGLSSKWAVFAALPYRYIDLDLEINEQPVGQHSSGIGDLSLFARYTAYQWDAAAQTMRIAPFVGIKAPTGEYKAHDNLGRLPPPAQLGTGSWDPFTGVVLTYQTLQYQFDSQLSYRINNKAEGFEAGDIARLDGSLQYRLYPRILSGGTPGFLYGVLEMNLIHQDKNEVGGVEDDNSGGTRLFVTPGIQYVTRRWILETAIQLPVKQNLNGQALENDYILRAGFRINF, via the coding sequence ATGCTGTTTCCTCTGCTGGTATTGTTGGCGATAACAAATATCTTGAGGGCTGCCCCCATCACCTTCAACACGGCGTTGGCCGTGGGAAAGGGTGAATATGTGCTGCGAGAACAATTGGTAGTCAACCAATCGGGACAAGATCCCAGTGCATTGGATCGTGACCGGTCGGAAACGGCACTAGTGACTGCTCTAGGTTATGGCTTGAGCAGCAAATGGGCGGTATTCGCTGCCTTACCCTACAGATATATTGATCTTGACCTTGAGATCAATGAACAGCCCGTAGGGCAGCATTCCAGTGGTATTGGTGATTTGTCGCTCTTTGCCCGTTATACCGCCTATCAGTGGGATGCTGCTGCACAAACAATGCGTATTGCGCCTTTTGTCGGCATCAAAGCGCCAACCGGTGAATACAAAGCCCATGACAATCTTGGCAGGTTGCCGCCACCGGCACAGCTTGGAACGGGTTCCTGGGATCCCTTTACTGGCGTTGTATTGACCTACCAGACCTTGCAGTACCAGTTCGACAGCCAGCTCAGCTATCGAATCAATAATAAGGCTGAGGGGTTCGAGGCCGGTGATATTGCCCGGCTCGATGGCTCCCTGCAATATCGGCTTTATCCCCGTATACTATCGGGTGGAACCCCAGGTTTTTTATATGGCGTTCTTGAAATGAACCTGATCCACCAGGATAAAAATGAAGTGGGCGGGGTTGAAGATGACAATAGCGGTGGCACCCGGTTATTCGTGACGCCGGGCATTCAGTATGTGACCCGACGTTGGATACTGGAGACCGCCATACAGCTACCCGTGAAGCAAAATCTCAATGGTCAGGCATTGGAGAATGATTACATTCTTCGTGCCGGTTTCCGTATCAATTTTTGA
- a CDS encoding c-type cytochrome — protein MKIKTILAMIIILLAGGGLFIWLGLFNIAATEKHWPLTTKLLEVVRERSIHVRSETIKVPELKNPEMIARGANNYAAMCAQCHLAPGMAPTELNQGLYPNPPAFSQSAHAPHDPAAMFWTIKNGLKLTGMPAWGSFHTDQQIWELVAFVSRLKDMSKTEYTTLTGKGERSHGQEKHTTEESSQHMH, from the coding sequence ATGAAAATCAAGACAATCCTGGCCATGATTATCATTCTGCTGGCGGGTGGAGGCTTGTTTATATGGCTAGGCCTATTCAATATTGCCGCCACCGAAAAGCATTGGCCTTTAACTACCAAGCTGCTCGAAGTAGTAAGGGAAAGATCGATCCATGTCAGATCCGAGACCATCAAGGTTCCGGAACTGAAAAATCCGGAAATGATCGCCCGTGGCGCAAACAACTATGCCGCCATGTGCGCACAGTGCCATCTTGCTCCGGGTATGGCTCCCACAGAGCTGAACCAGGGGCTATACCCCAATCCACCGGCATTTTCCCAGTCAGCACATGCGCCGCATGATCCTGCCGCCATGTTCTGGACAATCAAGAACGGACTGAAACTGACGGGTATGCCTGCATGGGGAAGCTTTCATACTGATCAACAGATCTGGGAGCTGGTGGCTTTCGTTTCCAGGCTGAAAGATATGAGCAAAACGGAATACACGACATTGACAGGAAAAGGAGAACGGAGTCATGGCCAAGAGAAACACACTACCGAAGAGAGTAGTCAGCACATGCACTGA
- a CDS encoding c-type cytochrome, with translation MKLRKPVHASLAACSLILLAPVALAQGLSLQELPKKMGVAIQGRAPAAIHAATEKGLYVSRDQGKTWTISYPYRLPATTVASTPDGAIYAFMAGKGLLRIQGEERMWTPISNKLGAQVLTHLSGSATNPGQLAGLNQFGRIIVSNDGGANWQRLPSDYKPLTEAGKRGKKIFTQRCQSCHGVDGVGETFTTQALTDKNYISAPALDDSAHAWHHTDDALVKTILDGSPRTEKMRAWKKEGVTEEDARDLVAYIKSLWGQRALDCQGPKHMQCGK, from the coding sequence ATGAAGTTAAGAAAACCTGTACACGCATCACTGGCAGCATGTTCCCTCATCTTGCTGGCGCCCGTTGCTCTGGCTCAGGGCTTATCACTTCAGGAACTGCCCAAGAAAATGGGGGTAGCCATACAGGGCAGAGCGCCTGCGGCGATTCATGCTGCCACGGAAAAAGGGCTCTACGTGAGCCGCGACCAAGGAAAAACCTGGACGATTTCCTACCCCTACCGACTGCCCGCCACCACCGTGGCTTCCACGCCAGATGGTGCAATCTACGCCTTCATGGCTGGAAAGGGATTGCTTCGCATCCAGGGTGAAGAGCGTATGTGGACACCCATAAGCAACAAGCTGGGAGCCCAGGTGCTCACACACTTGTCAGGATCTGCCACGAACCCCGGGCAGCTTGCCGGACTCAACCAGTTTGGAAGAATCATTGTTTCCAATGATGGCGGAGCAAACTGGCAGCGTCTGCCGAGTGACTACAAGCCGCTGACAGAAGCTGGAAAACGTGGAAAAAAGATTTTTACCCAACGCTGCCAAAGTTGCCATGGCGTGGACGGCGTGGGTGAGACATTCACAACGCAGGCACTGACAGACAAGAACTATATATCAGCCCCTGCCCTGGATGATTCAGCCCATGCCTGGCACCACACTGACGATGCCCTGGTGAAGACCATACTGGATGGCTCACCGCGCACAGAAAAAATGAGAGCCTGGAAGAAGGAAGGTGTGACTGAGGAGGATGCGCGCGACCTGGTGGCTTACATCAAGAGCCTTTGGGGACAACGCGCACTGGATTGCCAGGGACCCAAGCACATGCAGTGCGGAAAATAG
- a CDS encoding heavy metal translocating P-type ATPase has protein sequence MGEPASKTELFDLSDPVCGMQVSSESKHHTIYGGVDYYFCSEDCEQKFLAHPGSYLHEETEHASEEHSHQHSEGSCHHEHLSASALEQSTPVAEGVIYTCPMHPEVMQDHPGSCPKCGMALEPRGAVVEEDNAELDDMTRRFKVSAVLSLPVFILAMIADLAPQWLPEALSMQSIQWMEFFMATPVVLWGGWPFFVRGWQSVRTWNLNMFTLIGLGVGVAWGYSVVALLFPSIFPASMRHPDGTVPVYFEAAAVITALVLLGQVLELRARSNTNAAIKLLLGLAPKTARVIRNDGSEEDISLESVMPGDMLRVRPGEKIPVDGTVTEGSSSVDESMVTGEPIPIEKGPGDLVIGATVNGVGSLVIKAERVGADSLLFQIVQMVSEAQRSRAPIQKLADIVAGYFVPAVVLVSVLTLIIWGFWGPEPRLAHAVINAVAVLIIACPCALGLATPMSIMVGTGKGATLGVLIKNAEALEVMEKVDTLVVDKTGTLTEGKPKLVMIELSGDLSEREVLRLVASLERASEHPLAEAIVEGAREKEIRLIPVDSFKSLIGRGVKGQVEGKSVALGNHKLLDHLSIDAGEFAELAENGRKDGQTVMYMVIDDKLAGILGVADPIKSSTAEAVSQLHKEGISVVMLTGDNRTTAQAVADKLGIDRVEAEVLPDQKAETVRKLQSEGRTVAMAGDGINDAPALAQAHVGIAMGTGTDVAMESAGVTLVKGDLRGIVRARKLSRATMRNIRQNLFFAFIYNSLGVPIAAGVLYPFFGLLLSPIIAAAAMSFSSVSVIANALRLKRVKI, from the coding sequence ATGGGTGAGCCAGCAAGTAAAACCGAGCTTTTCGATCTTAGTGATCCTGTCTGCGGCATGCAGGTGTCGTCGGAAAGCAAGCATCACACCATTTATGGGGGGGTGGACTACTATTTCTGCAGCGAAGATTGTGAGCAGAAGTTTCTGGCTCATCCCGGCAGTTATCTCCACGAAGAAACTGAGCATGCCTCTGAAGAGCACAGCCATCAGCATTCCGAGGGTAGTTGCCATCATGAACATCTGTCTGCGTCAGCACTGGAACAATCAACCCCTGTGGCTGAAGGCGTGATATACACCTGCCCCATGCACCCCGAGGTTATGCAGGATCATCCGGGCAGCTGCCCCAAGTGTGGGATGGCCCTGGAGCCACGTGGTGCCGTGGTGGAAGAAGACAACGCGGAACTGGATGATATGACCCGGCGTTTCAAGGTAAGCGCAGTGCTTTCCCTGCCGGTGTTCATATTGGCCATGATCGCGGACCTGGCTCCCCAGTGGCTGCCGGAGGCGCTTTCCATGCAATCGATTCAATGGATGGAATTCTTCATGGCAACACCGGTGGTGTTATGGGGTGGTTGGCCTTTCTTCGTCCGCGGCTGGCAGTCTGTCAGAACCTGGAATCTGAACATGTTCACCCTGATTGGTCTGGGTGTTGGTGTGGCCTGGGGTTACAGCGTGGTGGCATTGCTGTTTCCTTCAATCTTTCCTGCCAGCATGCGCCATCCCGATGGCACGGTGCCGGTTTATTTCGAGGCGGCTGCGGTGATCACAGCCTTGGTGCTGCTCGGCCAGGTGCTGGAGCTTCGGGCGCGCAGTAATACCAATGCAGCCATCAAGTTGCTGCTGGGCTTGGCACCCAAGACGGCCAGGGTGATCCGCAACGATGGTAGCGAGGAAGATATTTCCCTGGAATCGGTCATGCCCGGCGATATGCTTCGGGTGCGTCCGGGGGAAAAGATACCTGTGGATGGAACAGTGACGGAAGGCAGCAGTTCCGTGGACGAATCCATGGTCACGGGTGAACCCATACCCATAGAGAAAGGGCCGGGTGATCTCGTGATCGGTGCCACCGTGAACGGGGTTGGCAGCTTGGTTATCAAGGCTGAGCGTGTGGGTGCCGACAGCCTGTTGTTCCAGATCGTGCAGATGGTAAGCGAGGCCCAGCGGTCGCGGGCGCCCATCCAGAAGCTTGCCGATATCGTGGCCGGCTACTTCGTGCCGGCAGTGGTGCTCGTGTCCGTATTGACGCTCATCATCTGGGGATTCTGGGGGCCGGAACCGCGCCTTGCCCATGCGGTTATCAATGCCGTAGCGGTGCTGATCATTGCCTGTCCCTGCGCCCTGGGTCTGGCGACACCCATGTCCATCATGGTAGGTACAGGCAAGGGAGCCACCCTGGGGGTTCTGATCAAGAACGCCGAAGCCCTGGAAGTGATGGAGAAGGTGGATACCCTGGTGGTGGACAAGACTGGCACCCTTACCGAGGGCAAGCCCAAGCTGGTGATGATAGAACTGTCGGGTGACCTTTCCGAACGCGAGGTGCTGCGCCTGGTGGCCAGCCTGGAGCGGGCCAGTGAACATCCCCTGGCGGAAGCCATCGTGGAAGGTGCCAGGGAAAAGGAAATCCGCCTGATTCCTGTGGATAGCTTCAAATCACTTATTGGCCGGGGCGTGAAAGGCCAGGTGGAAGGCAAGTCGGTGGCGCTGGGGAACCACAAACTCCTCGATCATCTTTCCATCGATGCAGGAGAGTTTGCCGAACTGGCGGAAAACGGCCGCAAAGATGGGCAGACCGTGATGTATATGGTCATCGATGACAAGCTGGCCGGTATCCTTGGCGTGGCTGATCCCATCAAGTCATCAACGGCGGAAGCAGTATCACAGCTGCACAAGGAAGGTATCAGCGTCGTGATGCTCACTGGCGACAACCGGACCACGGCCCAGGCCGTCGCGGATAAACTCGGTATCGACCGTGTGGAAGCCGAGGTATTGCCGGATCAGAAGGCTGAAACGGTTCGCAAGCTGCAATCGGAAGGACGCACCGTAGCCATGGCGGGAGATGGTATCAATGATGCACCGGCGTTGGCCCAGGCCCATGTGGGCATTGCCATGGGTACCGGTACCGACGTGGCCATGGAGAGCGCTGGCGTAACCCTGGTGAAAGGTGATCTGAGGGGTATTGTGCGGGCCCGCAAGTTGAGTCGTGCAACCATGCGCAATATCCGGCAGAACCTGTTTTTTGCCTTTATTTACAATTCCCTGGGTGTGCCTATTGCAGCGGGCGTGCTCTATCCCTTTTTCGGATTGCTGCTGTCACCCATCATTGCCGCGGCGGCCATGAGCTTCAGCTCGGTATCGGTGATAGCCAATGCACTGCGACTCAAACGTGTAAAAATTTAA
- a CDS encoding SHOCT domain-containing protein, with product MWIIWILFIVAVIWVIRAATSDNNSQPPASRDSALEILKTRYARGEINTEEYERMRREIET from the coding sequence ATGTGGATCATCTGGATACTGTTCATCGTGGCCGTGATCTGGGTCATCAGGGCGGCTACTTCCGATAACAACAGCCAGCCACCCGCGAGCCGGGACTCGGCTCTGGAGATACTCAAGACGCGTTATGCGCGTGGTGAGATCAACACGGAAGAATATGAACGTATGCGCCGTGAAATCGAAACCTGA
- a CDS encoding heavy-metal-associated domain-containing protein, whose product MNAKLKYAVQHPWEMARHLHLPTLVSATDAQQVRKALDEIQGIEDSVIDLTRRRLLVRYDVRQLDYMTLLGALENAGYPASSNLLDRICAKLYQYVDTNARENAKAPPPACCNKPPR is encoded by the coding sequence ATGAATGCCAAGCTGAAATATGCTGTTCAGCATCCCTGGGAAATGGCGAGACATCTCCATTTGCCGACGTTGGTTTCTGCAACAGATGCCCAACAGGTTCGAAAAGCCCTGGATGAAATTCAGGGAATCGAGGATTCGGTTATTGATCTGACCAGGCGGCGCCTTTTGGTGCGATATGATGTCAGGCAACTGGACTACATGACGCTGCTGGGTGCGCTTGAAAATGCCGGCTATCCAGCATCGTCAAATCTCCTCGACCGCATTTGCGCCAAGCTCTACCAGTATGTTGACACCAATGCCCGGGAAAATGCCAAGGCGCCACCGCCCGCCTGTTGCAACAAACCACCCAGGTAG
- a CDS encoding cation diffusion facilitator family transporter — MLTEAIPRLVEPQMPDAVGMTSLAILGVTVNGIAAYKLSGGKTLNEKVLNWHLLEDVLGWVAVLIVSIVLLFAQWPILDPILSIGFTLFILINVLKRFSQTIQLFMQAAPDKDIAGEIRDKLLALNHIADIHHLHIWSLDGEHHMLTAHLLLDTSIDASVQAEIKQAVKTLLDAYNFSHTTIELEQSLDACRDE; from the coding sequence GTGCTGACCGAAGCCATACCCAGGCTGGTGGAACCTCAAATGCCAGACGCTGTTGGCATGACAAGTCTGGCCATACTCGGGGTAACCGTCAATGGCATTGCCGCCTACAAACTCAGCGGCGGAAAGACGCTGAATGAAAAGGTGCTCAACTGGCATCTGCTGGAAGATGTACTGGGTTGGGTGGCCGTGCTGATCGTCAGTATTGTGTTGCTGTTTGCCCAATGGCCAATCCTGGACCCCATCCTCTCTATCGGGTTTACCCTGTTTATTCTGATCAATGTTCTCAAACGCTTTTCTCAAACCATCCAGCTGTTCATGCAGGCGGCACCGGACAAGGATATCGCCGGGGAAATCAGGGACAAATTGCTGGCGTTGAATCACATCGCTGATATACACCATTTGCACATCTGGTCCCTGGATGGAGAGCACCACATGTTGACGGCACACCTGTTGCTCGATACATCGATTGACGCCAGCGTACAGGCGGAAATCAAGCAAGCCGTCAAAACCCTGCTCGATGCATACAATTTTTCCCATACCACAATCGAGCTCGAGCAAAGTCTGGATGCCTGCCGGGATGAGTGA
- a CDS encoding cation transporter gives MSAHHHDHHHSGERIGFAFFLNFIFTIIEFVGGVLTNSTSIMADAVHDLGDTLAIGLGWLLDKSGRKSADHRFTYGYRRLSLLGALLNGAILVIINPATKYVGFRASSLLRIKAWLAAKGDSLSKSHNAETGQA, from the coding sequence ATGTCAGCTCATCATCATGACCACCATCACAGCGGGGAAAGAATTGGCTTCGCATTTTTCCTGAACTTCATTTTTACCATCATCGAATTTGTTGGTGGTGTACTGACCAACAGCACCTCCATCATGGCAGATGCCGTACACGACCTGGGCGACACCCTTGCCATCGGCCTCGGCTGGCTTCTGGATAAATCAGGCAGGAAAAGCGCTGATCACAGATTCACTTACGGCTACCGAAGGTTGTCATTGCTGGGTGCGTTGCTCAATGGCGCCATCCTTGTCATTATTAACCCGGCCACCAAATATGTCGGGTTCAGGGCATCAAGCCTGTTGCGTATCAAGGCGTGGCTCGCCGCCAAGGGTGATTCCCTTAGCAAGAGCCACAACGCAGAGACGGGACAGGCTTGA
- a CDS encoding cation transporter: protein MSDCGCDIEIKDQEQSRVLWTLLAINGVMFVIELSIGWYAQSTGLIADSLDMLADATVYGIGLYAVGQSLAHKARAALFSGWAQGLLALLILVDIIRRAIYGSEPVSTLMMGMGVVALAANVWCLVLIQKHREGEVHMRASWVFSKNDVIANTGIILSGLLVWLLDSRWPDLIIGSLIVVIILRGARHIILDAQQELAADPGRCSSTGEDSDVSSSS from the coding sequence ATGAGTGATTGTGGTTGTGACATCGAAATAAAAGACCAGGAACAAAGCCGGGTTCTGTGGACTCTACTGGCCATCAACGGCGTGATGTTCGTCATCGAACTGAGCATTGGCTGGTATGCCCAATCCACCGGACTCATCGCCGATTCCCTGGACATGCTGGCCGATGCCACGGTGTATGGCATCGGGCTTTATGCCGTGGGTCAGAGCCTTGCGCACAAGGCTCGCGCCGCCCTGTTCAGCGGCTGGGCCCAGGGATTGCTCGCGCTGTTGATCCTGGTGGACATAATCCGGCGCGCAATCTATGGCAGTGAACCCGTATCGACACTGATGATGGGCATGGGCGTCGTCGCACTGGCGGCCAATGTCTGGTGCCTGGTGCTCATCCAGAAACACCGTGAAGGTGAAGTCCACATGCGCGCCAGCTGGGTCTTTTCCAAGAACGACGTGATAGCCAACACGGGAATAATCCTTAGCGGGCTGCTCGTCTGGCTGCTCGACAGCCGTTGGCCGGATCTGATCATCGGCAGTCTCATCGTGGTTATAATCCTGCGCGGAGCCAGGCACATCATCCTGGATGCCCAACAGGAATTGGCTGCTGATCCGGGTCGTTGCAGTAGCACGGGGGAAGATTCCGATGTCAGCTCATCATCATGA
- a CDS encoding efflux RND transporter permease subunit: MLNKLIDWSVSNRLLVTLGLLAVLAAAALLIPRLNLDAFPDVTNVQVQINTEAEGLAAEEVEQLITYPIEAVMYALPDVEEVRSISKTGLSVITVVFKESTDIYFARQLVFERLQAAREEIPEGVGTPEMGPNTSGLGQVYQYILRSEDPKYDATALRSLNDWVVKLLLLPVDGITDVLSYGGEVRQYQVQVDPQKLLSYGLSIDQIAEAIETNNRNAGGWYLDRGSEQLVIRGVGWVRAGVDGLQDIRNVPLKDEGGVVVRVRDVARVAFGGEIRQGAVTMTRRDANGNPESLGEVVAGIVLKRLGANTKSTIDAVKARLPAIQQALPKGVTIESFYDQADLVERAVETVSKALIEAFVLIVIVLLLFLLNIRATLLVLISVPLSVGLALTAMSYWGLSANLMSLGGLAIAIGMMVDGSVVMMENIFKHLSHPDPEHDDKVQSDIAPDDPDPYDASHDHFGIPLRIQEAAREVGRPIFYAVIIIIVVFAPLFTLEGVEGKLFQPMAISIVLAMITSLVVALVVIPALATYSFRRAVKHRESPLFRPLEWLYQNTLGFALRARWLVVVVALSLLVGALALLPRLGTEFVPELEEGTINIRITLAPSASLDTSLKVAAELEKRLMKFPEVTYASSRVGRAELGGDPEPVSNVEIYVGLKPVEEWTTAKNRFELQKKFQEALSVHPGLLFTFSQPIATRVDELLSGVKAQLAIKLFGPELDVLAQKGKAIEQLARKVQGTRDVEMEQIAGEAQLTVRPKRDILARYGIPVSQVMDLVSDGIGGTEAGQVIRGNERYDIYVRMAHEYRKDVETVRKLVLQAPGGAWVRLGDVADVVIESGPPQIRRDDVQRRVVIQSNVEGRDMGSLVKELRDRIAGEVDLPAGYSVVFGGQFENQERAQKRLMIVVPLSLGLIFLLLYFAFHSVGQALLIMINVPLALIGGIVALYVTGQYLSVPGSIGFIALFGVAVLNGVVMVNAINQNIEAGEGVQEAVFRGALSRLRPVLMTAAIAALGLIPMLLATGVGSEVQRPLATVVVGGLASSTLLTLYVLPSLYGFFSRRSQQG; encoded by the coding sequence ATGCTGAACAAACTCATTGACTGGTCCGTGTCCAACCGGCTGTTGGTCACCCTCGGACTGCTGGCGGTATTGGCTGCCGCAGCCCTGCTGATTCCACGCCTCAATCTGGATGCCTTTCCTGATGTAACCAATGTCCAGGTGCAGATCAATACCGAGGCCGAGGGCCTGGCTGCCGAGGAAGTGGAACAACTCATCACCTACCCCATCGAGGCAGTCATGTATGCCCTGCCCGACGTGGAAGAGGTACGTTCCATCTCCAAAACAGGGCTTTCCGTGATCACGGTGGTTTTCAAGGAAAGCACAGATATCTATTTTGCCCGCCAGTTGGTCTTCGAAAGACTGCAGGCGGCGCGCGAGGAAATCCCGGAAGGCGTGGGCACACCCGAGATGGGTCCCAATACCTCCGGACTGGGTCAGGTGTACCAGTATATCCTGCGTTCTGAAGATCCCAAATACGATGCCACTGCTCTGCGCAGTCTCAACGACTGGGTAGTAAAACTGTTGCTTCTGCCTGTGGATGGCATCACCGACGTACTCTCTTATGGTGGCGAGGTTCGTCAGTATCAGGTGCAGGTGGATCCACAAAAACTTCTTTCTTATGGTCTTAGCATCGATCAAATCGCCGAGGCTATCGAAACCAACAACCGCAATGCCGGCGGCTGGTACCTGGACCGGGGCTCAGAGCAGCTTGTGATCCGTGGCGTGGGCTGGGTACGGGCTGGTGTGGATGGCCTGCAGGATATCCGTAATGTCCCGCTCAAAGACGAGGGCGGTGTGGTCGTACGCGTGCGCGATGTGGCCAGGGTGGCCTTCGGTGGAGAAATTCGCCAGGGTGCCGTCACCATGACCCGCCGTGATGCAAACGGCAATCCGGAATCCCTGGGAGAAGTGGTAGCCGGTATCGTGCTAAAGCGTCTTGGAGCCAACACCAAATCCACTATCGATGCGGTCAAGGCGCGCTTGCCTGCCATCCAGCAGGCATTGCCCAAGGGGGTCACCATCGAGTCCTTTTATGATCAGGCCGATTTGGTTGAACGGGCCGTGGAAACAGTAAGCAAAGCGCTCATAGAGGCCTTCGTACTCATTGTTATCGTACTCTTGCTGTTCCTGCTCAATATCCGTGCCACCCTGCTGGTTCTGATTTCGGTACCCCTGTCGGTAGGCTTGGCTTTGACGGCCATGAGCTATTGGGGGTTGTCTGCCAACCTTATGTCCCTGGGTGGTCTGGCCATCGCCATCGGCATGATGGTGGACGGCTCGGTGGTGATGATGGAGAACATCTTCAAACACCTTTCCCACCCCGATCCGGAACACGACGACAAGGTGCAGTCCGATATTGCACCCGATGACCCCGATCCCTACGACGCATCCCATGACCACTTCGGCATTCCACTGCGCATACAGGAAGCGGCACGCGAAGTGGGCCGCCCGATCTTCTACGCGGTGATCATCATTATCGTGGTATTTGCCCCCCTGTTCACCCTGGAAGGTGTTGAAGGAAAGCTGTTCCAGCCCATGGCCATCTCCATCGTGCTGGCCATGATCACCTCCCTGGTAGTAGCCCTGGTGGTGATACCCGCCCTGGCCACCTACAGCTTCCGTCGTGCCGTGAAACACCGTGAGAGTCCGCTGTTCCGCCCCCTGGAATGGCTGTACCAAAACACTTTGGGCTTTGCACTCCGGGCGCGCTGGCTGGTGGTAGTAGTGGCCTTGTCACTGCTCGTCGGTGCTCTGGCACTGCTGCCCCGGCTGGGAACAGAGTTCGTTCCCGAGCTGGAAGAAGGCACTATCAACATTCGCATTACCCTGGCGCCCTCTGCCAGCCTGGATACCTCTTTGAAAGTGGCGGCAGAACTGGAAAAACGGTTGATGAAGTTCCCGGAAGTGACCTATGCCTCCAGCCGTGTCGGCCGTGCCGAACTGGGTGGCGATCCTGAACCGGTTTCCAACGTGGAGATCTATGTCGGATTGAAGCCCGTGGAGGAATGGACCACTGCAAAGAATCGTTTTGAGTTACAGAAAAAATTTCAGGAGGCACTTTCGGTACATCCGGGCCTGCTGTTTACTTTTTCCCAGCCCATCGCCACGCGGGTGGATGAACTGCTCTCCGGCGTGAAAGCCCAGCTGGCCATCAAGCTGTTCGGCCCGGAACTCGATGTATTGGCTCAAAAAGGCAAGGCCATCGAACAACTGGCGCGCAAGGTCCAGGGCACCCGTGACGTGGAAATGGAACAGATTGCCGGCGAAGCGCAGCTGACTGTTCGTCCCAAACGGGACATCCTGGCACGCTACGGCATCCCTGTCTCACAGGTGATGGATCTGGTTTCTGATGGCATTGGCGGAACCGAGGCGGGACAGGTCATCCGTGGCAACGAACGCTACGATATCTACGTTCGCATGGCACATGAATACCGCAAGGACGTGGAGACGGTACGAAAACTGGTCCTGCAGGCGCCGGGGGGCGCCTGGGTGCGCCTGGGCGATGTGGCCGACGTGGTCATCGAATCCGGTCCGCCACAGATCCGCCGGGATGATGTGCAGCGAAGGGTGGTGATCCAGTCCAACGTCGAGGGACGTGACATGGGCAGCCTGGTAAAAGAGCTGCGTGACCGTATTGCCGGCGAGGTGGACCTGCCAGCAGGCTATTCCGTCGTTTTCGGCGGCCAGTTCGAGAATCAGGAACGTGCCCAGAAACGCCTGATGATCGTGGTACCCTTGTCCTTGGGGCTGATCTTCCTGCTGCTGTATTTCGCTTTTCATTCCGTGGGCCAGGCATTGCTGATCATGATCAATGTCCCCCTGGCGCTGATTGGCGGTATCGTGGCGCTCTATGTGACAGGGCAGTATTTGTCGGTGCCCGGCTCCATCGGCTTTATCGCTCTGTTCGGCGTGGCGGTACTCAACGGTGTGGTGATGGTCAATGCCATCAATCAGAACATCGAGGCAGGTGAAGGGGTGCAGGAGGCGGTATTCCGGGGTGCCCTGTCACGCCTGCGACCGGTGCTCATGACGGCGGCCATTGCGGCCCTGGGCCTGATTCCCATGCTGCTGGCAACAGGAGTGGGTTCCGAAGTGCAGCGTCCACTGGCCACCGTGGTGGTGGGCGGGTTGGCATCGAGCACCTTGTTGACGCTGTATGTGCTGCCCAGTCTTTATGGCTTCTTCTCACGCAGAAGCCAGCAAGGCTGA
- a CDS encoding efflux RND transporter periplasmic adaptor subunit yields MTIALVSEQRYLESRVAYQQAWSKLLANGMTPDQIATLEKKGDVTRANGSFTLLSPQDGTVIRDPFVIGQMVQPGDLLFEITDESSIWVEAHVDPELMRKVSVGAPARILAGNRWIEGKVVQIHHALDETTRTMGVRLEIPNPGDHLHPGQFVSTRIQVGQSGEKALTLPLEAVLRSPDGDWQVFVEKKPGEFEPLEVELVRQLPGIAVIEGLKPGTRVVTRGTFFVQSEMAKSGFAVHNH; encoded by the coding sequence TTGACTATAGCTCTTGTCTCCGAGCAGCGTTACCTGGAAAGCCGGGTGGCCTATCAGCAAGCCTGGTCCAAGCTCCTGGCGAACGGAATGACACCTGACCAGATCGCTACCCTGGAAAAGAAAGGCGATGTGACTCGCGCCAATGGCAGCTTCACCCTGCTCTCCCCCCAGGATGGCACCGTCATCCGAGACCCATTCGTCATTGGGCAGATGGTGCAACCCGGTGACCTGCTGTTCGAGATTACCGATGAATCCAGCATCTGGGTGGAAGCCCACGTAGATCCTGAGCTGATGCGCAAGGTGAGCGTCGGTGCCCCGGCACGTATTCTTGCTGGCAACCGCTGGATAGAAGGCAAGGTGGTGCAGATTCATCACGCCCTGGACGAAACCACCCGCACCATGGGCGTGCGTCTGGAAATCCCCAATCCCGGAGACCACCTGCATCCCGGTCAATTCGTTTCCACTCGCATCCAGGTAGGTCAATCCGGGGAAAAAGCGCTCACACTGCCTCTGGAGGCTGTGTTGCGCAGCCCCGACGGGGACTGGCAGGTGTTCGTCGAGAAGAAACCCGGCGAGTTTGAGCCCCTGGAGGTCGAGCTGGTGCGCCAGTTGCCTGGAATCGCTGTTATCGAGGGCCTGAAACCCGGAACCCGGGTGGTTACTCGTGGCACTTTCTTCGTACAGTCCGAAATGGCCAAGTCCGGCTTTGCCGTACACAACCATTGA